A window of Nocardiopsis sp. Huas11 genomic DNA:
GCTACGGCGCGTACGCGGCGGCCAAGGGCGCCGTCGAGGCGCTCACGCTCATCCTGGCGCGCGAGCTGCGCGGCCGCGACGTCACCGTCAACACCGTCGCGCCCGGACCCACCGTCACCGAACTGTTCCTCGAGGGCAAGGACGACGTACTGCTGGAGCGCCTGGCCAAGGCCTCACCCCTCGAACGCCTGGGCCAGCCGGCGGACGTCGCCGAGCTCGTCGCCTTCCTCGCGAGCCCCGCGGGCCACTGGGTCAACGGACAGACGGTCCGCGTCAACGGCGGCCTCGTCTGACCCGGGCACCCACCCGTACTGCCCACCTTCCCCGAAAGGGACCACCATGCCGTTCGCCAACCTCAAAGTGCCCGCCGACACCCTCACACCGGAATCGAAGAAGAAGCTCCAGGACGCCGTCACCGACGCGTTCGCCGACGTGTACGGCGAACGGGCGCGGTCGACCACGCTCGTGATCCTCGAAGAGGTCGCCGACGGCGGTTGGAGCCTGGGAGGGACCATCCTCGACGAGGCCGTCCTCGGCCGCAGCTGACCACCACGACCGCAACGCCTCGGGCCGCGGGAGGGCTTTACGCCCCCGCGGCCCGAGCGCCGTTCCCCGCTACGAGCACGCAGAAAAGGGCCCGCCATCCGGCGGACCCCTCTATGACCTGCTAATTCTCTGTCGGGACGGCGGGATTTGAACCCACGACCCCTTGACCCCCAGTCACGCTCACCGTGGCCACCAGGGGTCATCGGAGGTCACCAGACGACACAAACCCGTAGGCCAGGACGCCAGTCCAGGCCACCAGACGACGGGAACGGTCACCGAGGGGCGCCCACGGGCGCCCCTCCCCCAACCCCACCTTCACCCCACCAAAGGCACTCCAGCTCTCTCCCATCGCAGCACATACCAAGAC
This region includes:
- a CDS encoding tautomerase family protein; protein product: MPFANLKVPADTLTPESKKKLQDAVTDAFADVYGERARSTTLVILEEVADGGWSLGGTILDEAVLGRS